Below is a window of Rhipicephalus sanguineus isolate Rsan-2018 chromosome 9, BIME_Rsan_1.4, whole genome shotgun sequence DNA.
GCAAAAAGAAATGAAGACCAATAAGCAATTTTCGACAGAAACGtggcaaaattttagcgcaaTTAGGGTAATACCTGTTTTGCAGTCTGCTTGGTGTTTACTGCTGACAGCTGCAGGTCAATGAGCTCTTCCTCTTGGTCAATATCTGACTGGTGTATCAGAGGCCGTGGAAGGCGCTTGCTGCCCCTTTGTTTATGtcgctcttgttccgagtctgttaGGCACACGTATGAAGTCAAAATGCGCCAATATTAGTCTGGAAAAGCTGCTATACGTATaaacactgtgtgtgtgtgtgtttagcagTTTTGCGCCAGTGAAAAGCGCAACGCAATTCAGCATAGGTATTAAATTTAAGATAAAAAAGGCAACAAGCCATAATATATCGACATTACTGAAAGGACATACCCTGCGATACAATAAAAATGTCCGAATTTTTCCCAACGAGAGTAATGCTGGTTAATTCAACGCGGCCAGCACTGTTCAGCAAGCAACATAATTTAGATGATGACTCCTATATTAATCCTACAAGCATATACCAATAACGAATAGCATTAGTTGTAGATCACATGACTGTATACGCACGTGGAATCATATGCCAGCCTCTCGATCGCCCACGCGCTATCGCGTCAGCGCGGGCACAGGTTGTGGCCAGAGCCCGATATGATGGGTGATGCGTTTGGCATGCAATGACGCTACCTATATATATAGCATGTGTCGAATCGCAATAAATTTCTAGCTTCATTTACTTACCTGCCAGCAGCAGAATTCTACACGTGTACGATCCTGTGTTTTCCGGGTCTTCATGATCAACCCACTCTGTCCTGTAGACTTTACTTTTAATGAAGTCCTCCTTGCTTTCTGGGTAAAACTCCTTAATGATATTGGCAGGTATTATATACTCTTTCTTATCAAAACTGTTCAAGAATCGCACTAACGCGAACATCCTGACGCTCACACGCCGTGCACCACGAGACAAAAGTGTCCGACCGTCGACAAAGTCAAAACGTGGCGCTTCGTCTTTGGCTTGGCTAGAGATTACTGTTAAAACAAGTCATAACGTCAAAATATAAATTGCTATTGATTTAATGAAATGAACAGAATATATAATATAAAGTACTACTTGCAGGGGCCTAATAATAATTTGTCTAGCACTAAAAAAATAGTCCACGTATCTACATAAGTGTTCTGTGCATCTACGGTCAAGCCAAGGCCAAGCCGTGTCAAGCAATGTCGGTAATCTTTGCCACCGTCTTTGAACGCGCACGCGTGCGTACATGGCTATTGATGTTCGATTACCGTTgacttttttattattcattgttGACTTGGACGTCTTTAGACCGCTGCAGCGTGCTCATCAGCAAAAATAGACAATCTGTGGTAGGCGTGATGAACACGAGTCAAAAAACCCGCAAGCGATATCTGGAGCCTGAAGCGTGGAATGACCGCTTGCCAAAATCGACGCAACACAAAGTAAGGAAGAATGCTCCTGCACAGCCTTCTACGGACGTTTTTTCGGGAGAACGTACGGTCTCAAGCGCTTCTGAATCCTCGGACGATAATGAAGCTGGTGAGTCAGCCGAGGATATTGGACGACAAAACTACGTGAGTTCATTTGTGGGAGATGAGTCGGCTAGTGACTGCTACACTACTGACGATGAGTTCGCCGAAGATAATCTCTCTAATGCGACGCAGCCGTGTGATGGACTCCCAAACTCGGACTTCTTCCGATTGGAGTTTGCGCGCCCGCTTGGCAACACAAACTCCTTGTCTGTTGGGGATGCACTTGTACTTGTTATGGACTTCGCCATAAAGCATGGTCTGTCATGGACCGCTGTAGAAGATCTCCTGAGATTGTGTAATAATATTTTAGGCTCAAGTGTGCTTCCAGACAGCAAGTACCTTTTCCGAAAGTTCTGTGCAACCTCACCAGAAGACATGAAGTTCTACTTTTACTGCCCGTTTTGTAATCGGCTGCTGGCCAAGACGGGTGGCAGCTTAAGTGAGCGCAACATTGTGTCTGGCATGTGCTGTGGAAAGGACTACACGTTTTCAAATTCTATCGTGGCCCTATGGCCTCTTGCTTAGCTAAAGTGACTGTATCAATTTCTGAGAAACCTCTTGTTTGGAAAATTTGTCATATGTTGCAGATTTTCTATATGCATCCCCCTTTAATGGTACTCAATTACGCATATACATAAGATCTACTGTTGATTATTTTGCTTGGGTGAGTGTATATGAAACTAAAAGCTTTATAAGTTCCGTTTTTCACATATACTTATGCTATTACTTGTGTAAATCGTGTAAATATCTGTCTGTGCCTTTTTGTGCCGAATAAATAAATTTTTTGAAGTACAGGAAAGTGTCAATAGTTACTGCAAGTGCATGTGGCATGCATTTGATATAGCAAAACTTGAGCATGTTTAACTCGTTCTGTAAAGCATGATTACAGAAGCACAAAATACCAAACCGCTTGGCAGCAAATGGAACCTGTTATGGTCCAAGCGGTACCGTCTTAATATCCACTTGAAAGCAAGTAGGACCACTTCAGAAACTGCAAGTGGAACAGTCCCGTAACAAGTGGGGCAGAAAACCACCTTGTGGCAAGTGGAACCTGTATAGGTTCCACTTGCGCTGAAGTGGTCCCACTTGaaagcaagtgggaccactttgtGGCAAGTGGAACCCTTTAGTGGGACCACTTGGCAGCAAATGGGACAGTTCCACTTGCTCTGAAGTGGTCCCTCTTGaaagcaagtgggaccacttgagagaccacttggcagcaagtgggaccacttgagagaccacttggcagcaagtgggaccacttaaGGGACCACTTGGCTGCAAGTGGTACCACTTTAGAGaccacttggcagcaagtggaaccacttgaaatcccacttcaaattttcacctgggaacacagtcaaattccgccattggtcaataTGATTTGCCCAGAACGCTGTTACAACATCTCTGATTGACCATGcaaggcgcaggaatgcgtctggagaaaaTTGCAGAGATCTTTTCCCAACCCGTGTTGAGTAAAATATATACCCGGAGTAGATTAAGCCGgaatgcaaatggtgccaggcagtggcaacCACATCACGTGGGACACGGTATATGCGTGATCCatctctcgagcagtgggagtggccagctcggacccagtcgtggagtgggccacacaggccGCCGCGGACCTTGGGTTGATGGCACGG
It encodes the following:
- the LOC119405361 gene encoding uncharacterized protein LOC119405361, with protein sequence MFALVRFLNSFDKKEYIIPANIIKEFYPESKEDFIKSKVYRTEWVDHEDPENTGSYTCRILLLADSEQERHKQRGSKRLPRPLIHQSDIDQEEELIDLQLSAVNTKQTAKQAHKKMKQDQAASRSAVYEEILSKHASRALEKNKAARALQVGIKMYTSQFYSALFNSLLSFLVHRHPQTGVWSSMKTPQTKNANTSK